TCAGCAACAGAGCGGCCAGCAGCAAAACGGCCAGCAACAGTCGGGTCAACAGCAGAACGGTGCGCAGAAGGACCAGCAGCAGAAGGACGGGCAGCAACAGAACGGCCAGCAGCGGGACGGCCAGCAGGGACGCAATGGCGCCAAGGACGCGCAGCAGGCGCCGCCGAAGCCCGGCGATGCGCAGGCGCAACAACAGGCCGATGCGGCGCAGCGCCAGCAGATGCAGCAGGCGATGGCGCAGCAAGGCGGCGCCGACAAGCAGGCTGCCGAACGCGCCGCTGCCGCCGCCAACGAGACGCCGCAGCAGCGCGAGCAGCGCCAGGCGGTGGAGGCATGGTTGCGGCGGGTGCCGGACGATCCGGGCAATCTGCTGCGCGCCAAATTCAGGCTGGAACACGAACGCAGGCAGCGGGAACAAGAACCATGATCCACTTCAGGCGACTCGGCCAGGGGACACGGCTGTGCGCGGTGCTGATGGTAGCGGCCGCGCTGCTGCTGGCGCTGCCGGCGGGTGCGGCCACGCGCGCGTGGCTGGACCGCGACAACGTCGGCGCCGGCGAGGGCGTGACCCTCAACATCGAGACCGACCAGGGCGTGGCCACGCCGGACTACACGCCGTTGCGCGCGGATTTCGCGCTCAGCAACGAGGTCAAGAGCCGGCAGATGCAGATCGTCAACGGCGCGGTCTCGGCGAAATCCTTGTTCGGCGTGATGCTGACCCCGCGCGACACCGGCACCCTGGAGATCCCGTCGCTGCAGGTCGGCAACGAGCGCACCGCGCCACTGCGGCTGGAAGTCGCTGCGGCCAGTGCCGCGGTGCCGGCCACCACCAATGCCGATGTGCCGGCGCAGGTAGCCAATGCCGATGTGTTCGTGCAGACCGTCGTCGACGATGCAAAGCCGTATGTGCAGCAGAGCGTGGGCGTGGTGGTGCGGTTGTATCTCGGCGTGCCGCTGAGTTCGGGCGAGCTCGACCTGGATGCGCCGGCCGGGGCGTCGCTGCAGCGCGTCGGCGACGACATCCAGAATCGTCGCCAGATCGACGGACGCATGTATACGGTGATCGAGCGGCACTACCTGCTGGTCCCCGAACGCAGCGGCACGCTGCTGTTGCCGGGGGCGCGATTCAACGGACGCGGCCCCACCGGCTTCTTCGACGACTACTTCGGCCGCGGCGGCGAACTCAATGCGCGCGGCACTGCGCAGACCCTGCAGGTACGCGCGCAGCCGGCCAATGCGCCGCAGCCCTGGCTGCCGCTGCACGAACTGCGCCTGCGCTACACCGCCACGCCGCAGCGTGCCAAGGCCGGGGAGGCTGCCGACATCGTGGTCGAGGCCACCGCACGCGGCGCGACGCAGGCGCAGTTCCCCGAACTGCCCACGCCCAGCGTCGATGGCGCGCAGGTGTTCGCGGAGCCGCCGCAGGTACAGGAACGCTTCGTCGACGGCGGCCCGCAGGTGACCGTCACCCGCCGTTACTCGATCGTGCCGCAGGCGGCCGGCCCGCTGCTGGTGCGCGGCCTGCGCATGCCCTGGTGGGACGTCGGCGCCGGCGCGGCGCGCGAGGCCAGCCTGCCGGACCTGACCCTGCAGGTGCAGCCCGGACAGGGCGTGCCC
This genomic stretch from Xanthomonas sacchari harbors:
- a CDS encoding BatD family protein, whose protein sequence is MIHFRRLGQGTRLCAVLMVAAALLLALPAGAATRAWLDRDNVGAGEGVTLNIETDQGVATPDYTPLRADFALSNEVKSRQMQIVNGAVSAKSLFGVMLTPRDTGTLEIPSLQVGNERTAPLRLEVAAASAAVPATTNADVPAQVANADVFVQTVVDDAKPYVQQSVGVVVRLYLGVPLSSGELDLDAPAGASLQRVGDDIQNRRQIDGRMYTVIERHYLLVPERSGTLLLPGARFNGRGPTGFFDDYFGRGGELNARGTAQTLQVRAQPANAPQPWLPLHELRLRYTATPQRAKAGEAADIVVEATARGATQAQFPELPTPSVDGAQVFAEPPQVQERFVDGGPQVTVTRRYSIVPQAAGPLLVRGLRMPWWDVGAGAAREASLPDLTLQVQPGQGVPAPAPAPVSPAAPTLSVVPADTAVTPTHTLQGRLASLPLWMGLAVGFAVLWLVTLVWAWRRVRHSRAVAALPATTGNAAPGATSTPARARAALPELRKALDSGGLDEVAAILCAQAGVADLDMVVQRLDDPAQRDAVLRMQHARWGSGGDVAGARAALRAAFASGPRWRVATRGAAADDLPPLYPRRNA